A stretch of Bradyrhizobium sp. AZCC 2262 DNA encodes these proteins:
- a CDS encoding cupin domain-containing protein, producing MNKQAVVSKFSHVKPGDTEFKGGGLRDFFLYRDLGIADATSGQVICHLVKANPDLPPEEGTGWHKHECEFQIVIMTKGWARFMYEDKSTLVQAGDVVHQRPGITHYLYDYSEDMEYLEIVSPADFKTVDVPPAVDKVPPPTPWK from the coding sequence ATGAACAAGCAGGCTGTCGTCAGCAAATTCTCTCACGTCAAACCCGGCGATACCGAATTCAAGGGCGGGGGTCTGCGCGACTTCTTCCTGTATCGCGATCTCGGCATCGCCGATGCGACCAGCGGGCAGGTGATCTGCCATCTGGTCAAGGCCAACCCCGATCTGCCGCCCGAGGAAGGCACCGGCTGGCACAAGCACGAATGCGAATTCCAGATCGTGATCATGACCAAGGGCTGGGCGCGGTTCATGTATGAGGACAAATCGACCCTGGTGCAGGCCGGCGACGTCGTCCACCAGCGGCCCGGCATCACGCATTACCTGTACGACTACTCGGAGGACATGGAGTACCTCGAGATCGTCAGCCCGGCCGATTTCAAGACCGTCGACGTGCCGCCAGCCGTCGACAAGGTGCCACCGCCGACCCCCTGGAAGTGA